A region of the Anguilla anguilla isolate fAngAng1 chromosome 16, fAngAng1.pri, whole genome shotgun sequence genome:
GTAATGCATCTGCGTTACACCTGCCTGTGCTACAGTAGCTGTGCCTGAACAGTAACTATGCAGCTTAGCTAATGCACAAAGGACACTAGAGAAATGAGACAAGCCTGCATATACAACGGGCCATTCCATAGtggaataaattaaacaaaatcttTGTTACTGTGCATCCAGCATATTTTAGGATCTCACATTTAGAATGGTTTTTAGTGTGGGACCATGGCCTTCAATGACAGAAGGTAAATCCATGAGCAGTGAGAGGCGCCTGAGGAAAAGCTTTAGAAGGATTAGAGAAAGGTGATGCGTTTGAGCGGGGCCACAAGTTCACACCACAGTGCAATGCTGTTTTTGCAGCAGCGAATGCGGTGGATGTGCCTGTGAAGAAAGAGGCTCCATCTCCGGCAAATCCCTGCTCGTTTGAAGATCAGATAAAGGGTGGGTAGCTGAACTGCTGTACACAAGTGCACTTTAAACCATGGGCACATCCAGCTCCTCATATTCCAGCAAATGGATTCGTAGAATGCTATTCTCAACCTCCCCCTGCTGCTCAGCCAGACAGAAAAGCAATCCTCATAGAGGACATTTCTTCCTATGTTTTTTGGAATCTTGAAACCCTGCAATCGTTGAATGTAAAATCAGTAACCAAGCAATTATTCAGTCAAAGCAGATTAATTGCCTCTTTGAAATTCTCTGTATATAatgtaaactgtgtgtgggactgtgttCATCGTTTGTTGTGTTTTGGCCTCTATTGCGACTGCATGCTAACATGACTTCTCTGACATTGATGTCGCTAGTGATAAGTGGCGGCTGTAGCTTGGACAGTGCCTTGATGGCCCCATTGATGCCTCTTATCAAGAGGGAAGACGTCACCCCAATGGAGGTTTCCAGTAATACCTCTGCTGCCGGTGTCTTCAAGGTAAAACGGAACAATGAAAATGACTTGTCTCATAAAGTGCAATCTGCTTTGATCCTCCTGTACTGAAAAAGCTCATTGGTTCAAACAAGTGCGTTGCTGAGAAGTAATTAACAACTGTGTACCCTTTTCTAAGGCTTTGCCACTgatttccttctcttttctgGTTCTCAGCAGACCTCAGATGGCATCGGGTCGGCCCAGCAGTCCCTGGCCATGAGCTCTAGTGTCCCGCCTAACAGCATGCCCTTCCCCAGCACGATGCCTCTCCAGCCAGGGGAGCCAGAACAGCCGCAAGCTCCCGTCTTCACCAACGCCGAGTCCTTGAGCACCATACAGAAGCAGGACATTGCACCTAACACCTCCTTCTCTGTGCCTGGTGACTCCCTGCTCCAGCAGGTACCCCAGCAGTTCCTCATGGAGCCTAGAGAAAGCCTGCCTCAGGAGAGACCCGGAGGCagcgctggggtgggggtgggcctGGCTCCGATGGTGGAGGCCCAGCAGCGGCAGGCCCAGCAGCTCCCAATCTTCCCGCAGGATGGGGTGGCCCAGCTGGAGAGGGCTGTGCGGGAGCTTCAGGCCGGGGGCTTCTCCAGCGCGGGCTCTGGAAACGACAGCCTGGTCCAGCAGGTGCTGGAGGCAGCCGCGCAACAGCAACTCAACTCGGTGCTGTACAGCACCACTGACGAGCTCATGCAGCAGCAGGTCCAGGAGAACATGAacagcctgcagctgcagccgaCTGAGAGCTCCCTTgccaagcagcagcagcagcagcaacagcagcagcagcagcagcagcagcagcagcagcaacagcaacagcaacagcaacaacaacaacaacagcaacaagtTCTGGAgaacctgcagcagcagctccagtcGGAGCTCTTCCAGCCTACGTTACCCATGCAGTGCGGCCTCTTCCAGGGCGGCTCTCGAAGTGAGGCCCCCGAGAAGCAGGGCTCCCCACAGGCCATGGTGCAGACCCACGCCTCCCTCTTTCAGCCGTCCGaaggcctgctctgccccgcctcccagcagcagcagcagccgcagcaaCAGCAGTCGCTCTTCCAGCAAGCGGGGGAGCTCCTCTCCATACAGACCTCCAACTTCCTCCAGCAGCCTCCCTCTCACCCTTCCCCTCCCCAGCAGCTGTTCCACACCCCCAGCCCGATGGGCGAGGCGCAGGACTCGCAGGGGACTATGTTCCACACTCAGAAGACCTCCGCCACACGGGAGCAGGTGCAGGCGGCCATTTTCCAGAACACCCTGTCTGTGCTGACGGGCTCCACGCTGTCTCCCGAGCAGCAGTCCGGCGCCTCCGGGCTGTTCCTCTCTCCCAACACGCTGCCCGCTCAGCTCACCGTAGAcagcagccagcagcagcagcagcaacaacaacagcaacaacaacaacaacagcagcagcagcagcagcagcagcagcagttggcTTTCCTCACATCCCTGCAGACTTCAGCCGCAGAGCCCCAGTCGGTATTCCAGCCCCAaccccagctgcagcagagcacCCCTATGGAGCAGCAGCAGTCATCTCAGCCTCCACCACCTCAACAGCCACCGCAACCACAAGGCTCCCTGTTCCAGAGCCTCTCTTCCCACCCCACTGCCAGCACGCACACTCcgagccagcagcagcagcagcagcagcagcagcagcagcagcaacagcagcagcagcagcagcaggccaaCCTACTGTTCTGCAGCAGTGCCATGAACCCCCAGGATCAGCCCCCCAGTATTCTCTTCAGCAGCCAAGGCCAGATGCCCCCCATGAGCAGCGGCAGTCTTCCTTCCCAGACGCCCCAGAACCCcgctctccttttctcccaGGCCACCGCGGTGGCGGTCACCCAGCAGGAGCAGTCGGAGCCCATGTCCTTCCAGGACCAGAGTTCAGTGACGGGGAATCCTCCGGCGAGCGAGCCCCCCCAGCAGGGCCTGTTCCAGGATCAGCAGCCCATGCAGCTCGCCCCCAGCTCCAGCAGCGCCCCCGAGCAGTCCGTCACCATCTTCATGACCCAGCCCAACATTTCGGCCCTGCAGGGTGGCATGGGCACCCAGGACCTCCCACAGTCCACCATGTTTGCCACGCAGAATGGGGTGGCTGGCCTACAGACCACGACCTCCTCCCCTGTGCAGCAGCCGGGGTCTCTCTTCCAGACGGCAGTGAGCGGGACCATGACCCAGCCGGGCCAAACACAGCAGCCTGGCCTCTTCCTCTTTGGAATCCAGAACGGTGAGGACATCTCCCCCTTTCACCGTTAGGTGTTCACATTGTGGAAAAATTTTGTATtgtcatttagcagaagcttAGCAGACTAGAAAGTATTTGCAAAATAACATCCAGTAGTTTACCTTCAGACTATGACTGGATGTTCATTTGTGTCTTTTTAAGTCTATATTTGTTGTGCTAGTTGATGTAATTTAGTACACACTTCATAGCATGTTCAAAAAGTAAGATCTAATGGAGGATGAAGAAGGCTTAGATTTAGATTTGTGACATTTGTACTATTGAGCACAGAACCAATACCAATATTTACCAGTGTTTTAAAAAGTCTTCAGAATATTCAAGACTGACAGCATAGGGGAATACCCAAGATAAGGACATGTGCTTAACAAATTCCTAGTGGAATGTAATGTGTTGGGTTCTGTGGAGGCTAAATAGGTCAGAAGCAGCTATGCTATCAGTGTCTATTTATACAGTAAGCTGAATTCCATTCCAGGGGAAGAGTAGTGTTGACACCATGACTGATTTGGTCTCACACAATGCCATTACAAGGACAGAAAGAGATCGTACTGAGAGGCTGCATTCCAGCCCCCACCCAAGCACCCTGTGCTGacttttgcaaataaaatgcacttcTCTCTTAAGTCATTTGCTATTTGAGTTCTGAAGTGTTTCCCCTCAGTCTCAACTTCCTCCATTTTCCACTTGGTTTGCAGTGGGTTCAAAGGTTTTATGGCGTTAGTTGACACAGCACAGATGAAGACCCTATTTTCCCATCAATCTTGGGGGGGAAGCCCTTAGTGTCAGTAGATGTTGAACAGATGGGGTTGCAGTCTTTGACTTCCTATTCTCTCCGCCTCTCAAGAGTGTGGCCCGCTGATAAACTCCCCTGGGCCGATGCTGTCCGATCAGCTCATCGCCATCAGCCAGTCGGGCCAGAACCAGCGCGACAGTGATGCCCAGATACAGTCCCTGCTCAACCAGTCCATGTCCGAGTCCGGAGGCATCCAGAACAGCATGACCGCATCGCAGAAGATCGACGACCTGCTGGTCAGCCTTCAGGGGCAAGGCAACAATCACTCGCGCTCCTATTAGTATGGCTGTGG
Encoded here:
- the nfat5b gene encoding nuclear factor of activated T-cells 5 isoform X4; the protein is MPMGGPRSAFPASSSPTMHSSTSVTDQASAHSGCTPGPGVSSRGVAEMLVLEGQLSVAEAGTSSSGGSVRAGGNGGGAGAQPPQQQQQQQQQQQQQQHQTTPSKRRTVLNISPPPEDLLDDSRMSCQEDPLQDSEQSSSIWMDDSTSNFSFMSSSSYNDNTEVPRKSRKRTPRQRPGPKPISAQDASMDVFDADSAKGPHFVLSQLGPDTKNCPKGSGSESPQTPIQKGGTLSGQFPVKAEGKELKILVQPETQHRARYLTEGSRGSVKDRTQQSFPTVKLEGFNEPVVLQVFVGNDTGRVKPHGFYQACRVTGRNTTACKEVDIEGTTVIEVCLDPSNSMTLAVDCVGVLKLRNADVEARIGVVGSKKKSTRARLVFRVNIPRPDGSVLTLQTPSSPILCTQPAGAPEILKKSLHTCTVKGGEEVFLIGKNFLKGTKVIFQENSADENSWKAEAEIDMELFHQNHLIVKVPPYQNQAISSPVSVGIYVVTNAGRSHDVQAFTYTPDPAANAVDVPVKKEAPSPANPCSFEDQIKVISGGCSLDSALMAPLMPLIKREDVTPMEVSSNTSAAGVFKQTSDGIGSAQQSLAMSSSVPPNSMPFPSTMPLQPGEPEQPQAPVFTNAESLSTIQKQDIAPNTSFSVPGDSLLQQVPQQFLMEPRESLPQERPGGSAGVGVGLAPMVEAQQRQAQQLPIFPQDGVAQLERAVRELQAGGFSSAGSGNDSLVQQVLEAAAQQQLNSVLYSTTDELMQQQVQENMNSLQLQPTESSLAKQQQQQQQQQQQQQQQQQQQQQQQQQQQQQQQVLENLQQQLQSELFQPTLPMQCGLFQGGSRSEAPEKQGSPQAMVQTHASLFQPSEGLLCPASQQQQQPQQQQSLFQQAGELLSIQTSNFLQQPPSHPSPPQQLFHTPSPMGEAQDSQGTMFHTQKTSATREQVQAAIFQNTLSVLTGSTLSPEQQSGASGLFLSPNTLPAQLTVDSSQQQQQQQQQQQQQQQQQQQQQQQQLAFLTSLQTSAAEPQSVFQPQPQLQQSTPMEQQQSSQPPPPQQPPQPQGSLFQSLSSHPTASTHTPSQQQQQQQQQQQQQQQQQQQQANLLFCSSAMNPQDQPPSILFSSQGQMPPMSSGSLPSQTPQNPALLFSQATAVAVTQQEQSEPMSFQDQSSVTGNPPASEPPQQGLFQDQQPMQLAPSSSSAPEQSVTIFMTQPNISALQGGMGTQDLPQSTMFATQNGVAGLQTTTSSPVQQPGSLFQTAVSGTMTQPGQTQQPGLFLFGIQNECGPLINSPGPMLSDQLIAISQSGQNQRDSDAQIQSLLNQSMSESGGIQNSMTASQKIDDLLVSLQGQGNNHSRSY
- the nfat5b gene encoding nuclear factor of activated T-cells 5 isoform X3, whose translation is MSQKSGGEAGPPPPAAVASDASSTSSSMPMGGPRSAFPASSSPTMHSSTSVTDQASAHSGCTPGPGVSSRGVAEMLVLEGQLSVAEAGTSSSGGSVRAGGNGGGAGAQPPQQQQQQQQQQQQQQHQTTPSKRRTVLNISPPPEDLLDDSRMSCQEDPLQDSEQSSSIWMDDSTSNFSFMSSSSYNDNTEVPRKSRKRTPRQRPGPKPISAQDASMDVFDADSAKGPHFVLSQLGPDTKNCPKGSGSESPQTPIQKGGTLSGQFPVKAEGKELKILVQPETQHRARYLTEGSRGSVKDRTQQSFPTVKLEGFNEPVVLQVFVGNDTGRVKPHGFYQACRVTGRNTTACKEVDIEGTTVIEVCLDPSNSMTLAVDCVGVLKLRNADVEARIGVVGSKKKSTRARLVFRVNIPRPDGSVLTLQTPSSPILCTQPAGAPEILKKSLHTCTVKGGEEVFLIGKNFLKGTKVIFQENSADENSWKAEAEIDMELFHQNHLIVKVPPYQNQAISSPVSVGIYVVTNAGRSHDVQAFTYTPDPAANAVDVPVKKEAPSPANPCSFEDQIKVISGGCSLDSALMAPLMPLIKREDVTPMEVSSNTSAAGVFKQTSDGIGSAQQSLAMSSSVPPNSMPFPSTMPLQPGEPEQPQAPVFTNAESLSTIQKQDIAPNTSFSVPGDSLLQQVPQQFLMEPRESLPQERPGGSAGVGVGLAPMVEAQQRQAQQLPIFPQDGVAQLERAVRELQAGGFSSAGSGNDSLVQQVLEAAAQQQLNSVLYSTTDELMQQQVQENMNSLQLQPTESSLAKQQQQQQQQQQQQQQQQQQQQQQQQQQQQQQQVLENLQQQLQSELFQPTLPMQCGLFQGGSRSEAPEKQGSPQAMVQTHASLFQPSEGLLCPASQQQQQPQQQQSLFQQAGELLSIQTSNFLQQPPSHPSPPQQLFHTPSPMGEAQDSQGTMFHTQKTSATREQVQAAIFQNTLSVLTGSTLSPEQQSGASGLFLSPNTLPAQLTVDSSQQQQQQQQQQQQQQQQQQQQQQQQLAFLTSLQTSAAEPQSVFQPQPQLQQSTPMEQQQSSQPPPPQQPPQPQGSLFQSLSSHPTASTHTPSQQQQQQQQQQQQQQQQQQQQANLLFCSSAMNPQDQPPSILFSSQGQMPPMSSGSLPSQTPQNPALLFSQATAVAVTQQEQSEPMSFQDQSSVTGNPPASEPPQQGLFQDQQPMQLAPSSSSAPEQSVTIFMTQPNISALQGGMGTQDLPQSTMFATQNGVAGLQTTTSSPVQQPGSLFQTAVSGTMTQPGQTQQPGLFLFGIQNECGPLINSPGPMLSDQLIAISQSGQNQRDSDAQIQSLLNQSMSESGGIQNSMTASQKIDDLLVSLQGQGNNHSRSY
- the nfat5b gene encoding nuclear factor of activated T-cells 5 isoform X2 — protein: MPSDFISLLSADLDLNSPKSLYSKESVYDLLPKELQLPSSSESNQAAMSQKSGGEAGPPPPAAVASDASSTSSSMPMGGPRSAFPASSSPTMHSSTSVTDQASAHSGCTPGPGVSSRGVAEMLVLEGQLSVAEAGTSSSGGSVRAGGNGGGAGAQPPQQQQQQQQQQQQQQHQTTPSKRRTVLNISPPPEDLLDDSRMSCQEDPLQDSEQSSSIWMDDSTSNFSFMSSSSYNDNTEVPRKSRKRTPRQRPGPKPISAQDASMDVFDADSAKGPHFVLSQLGPDTKNCPKGSGSESPQTPIQKGGTLSGQFPVKAEGKELKILVQPETQHRARYLTEGSRGSVKDRTQQSFPTVKLEGFNEPVVLQVFVGNDTGRVKPHGFYQACRVTGRNTTACKEVDIEGTTVIEVCLDPSNSMTLAVDCVGVLKLRNADVEARIGVVGSKKKSTRARLVFRVNIPRPDGSVLTLQTPSSPILCTQPAGAPEILKKSLHTCTVKGGEEVFLIGKNFLKGTKVIFQENSADENSWKAEAEIDMELFHQNHLIVKVPPYQNQAISSPVSVGIYVVTNAGRSHDVQAFTYTPDPAANAVDVPVKKEAPSPANPCSFEDQIKVISGGCSLDSALMAPLMPLIKREDVTPMEVSSNTSAAGVFKTSDGIGSAQQSLAMSSSVPPNSMPFPSTMPLQPGEPEQPQAPVFTNAESLSTIQKQDIAPNTSFSVPGDSLLQQVPQQFLMEPRESLPQERPGGSAGVGVGLAPMVEAQQRQAQQLPIFPQDGVAQLERAVRELQAGGFSSAGSGNDSLVQQVLEAAAQQQLNSVLYSTTDELMQQQVQENMNSLQLQPTESSLAKQQQQQQQQQQQQQQQQQQQQQQQQQQQQQQQVLENLQQQLQSELFQPTLPMQCGLFQGGSRSEAPEKQGSPQAMVQTHASLFQPSEGLLCPASQQQQQPQQQQSLFQQAGELLSIQTSNFLQQPPSHPSPPQQLFHTPSPMGEAQDSQGTMFHTQKTSATREQVQAAIFQNTLSVLTGSTLSPEQQSGASGLFLSPNTLPAQLTVDSSQQQQQQQQQQQQQQQQQQQQQQQQLAFLTSLQTSAAEPQSVFQPQPQLQQSTPMEQQQSSQPPPPQQPPQPQGSLFQSLSSHPTASTHTPSQQQQQQQQQQQQQQQQQQQQANLLFCSSAMNPQDQPPSILFSSQGQMPPMSSGSLPSQTPQNPALLFSQATAVAVTQQEQSEPMSFQDQSSVTGNPPASEPPQQGLFQDQQPMQLAPSSSSAPEQSVTIFMTQPNISALQGGMGTQDLPQSTMFATQNGVAGLQTTTSSPVQQPGSLFQTAVSGTMTQPGQTQQPGLFLFGIQNECGPLINSPGPMLSDQLIAISQSGQNQRDSDAQIQSLLNQSMSESGGIQNSMTASQKIDDLLVSLQGQGNNHSRSY
- the nfat5b gene encoding nuclear factor of activated T-cells 5 isoform X1; protein product: MPSDFISLLSADLDLNSPKSLYSKESVYDLLPKELQLPSSSESNQAAMSQKSGGEAGPPPPAAVASDASSTSSSMPMGGPRSAFPASSSPTMHSSTSVTDQASAHSGCTPGPGVSSRGVAEMLVLEGQLSVAEAGTSSSGGSVRAGGNGGGAGAQPPQQQQQQQQQQQQQQHQTTPSKRRTVLNISPPPEDLLDDSRMSCQEDPLQDSEQSSSIWMDDSTSNFSFMSSSSYNDNTEVPRKSRKRTPRQRPGPKPISAQDASMDVFDADSAKGPHFVLSQLGPDTKNCPKGSGSESPQTPIQKGGTLSGQFPVKAEGKELKILVQPETQHRARYLTEGSRGSVKDRTQQSFPTVKLEGFNEPVVLQVFVGNDTGRVKPHGFYQACRVTGRNTTACKEVDIEGTTVIEVCLDPSNSMTLAVDCVGVLKLRNADVEARIGVVGSKKKSTRARLVFRVNIPRPDGSVLTLQTPSSPILCTQPAGAPEILKKSLHTCTVKGGEEVFLIGKNFLKGTKVIFQENSADENSWKAEAEIDMELFHQNHLIVKVPPYQNQAISSPVSVGIYVVTNAGRSHDVQAFTYTPDPAANAVDVPVKKEAPSPANPCSFEDQIKVISGGCSLDSALMAPLMPLIKREDVTPMEVSSNTSAAGVFKQTSDGIGSAQQSLAMSSSVPPNSMPFPSTMPLQPGEPEQPQAPVFTNAESLSTIQKQDIAPNTSFSVPGDSLLQQVPQQFLMEPRESLPQERPGGSAGVGVGLAPMVEAQQRQAQQLPIFPQDGVAQLERAVRELQAGGFSSAGSGNDSLVQQVLEAAAQQQLNSVLYSTTDELMQQQVQENMNSLQLQPTESSLAKQQQQQQQQQQQQQQQQQQQQQQQQQQQQQQQVLENLQQQLQSELFQPTLPMQCGLFQGGSRSEAPEKQGSPQAMVQTHASLFQPSEGLLCPASQQQQQPQQQQSLFQQAGELLSIQTSNFLQQPPSHPSPPQQLFHTPSPMGEAQDSQGTMFHTQKTSATREQVQAAIFQNTLSVLTGSTLSPEQQSGASGLFLSPNTLPAQLTVDSSQQQQQQQQQQQQQQQQQQQQQQQQLAFLTSLQTSAAEPQSVFQPQPQLQQSTPMEQQQSSQPPPPQQPPQPQGSLFQSLSSHPTASTHTPSQQQQQQQQQQQQQQQQQQQQANLLFCSSAMNPQDQPPSILFSSQGQMPPMSSGSLPSQTPQNPALLFSQATAVAVTQQEQSEPMSFQDQSSVTGNPPASEPPQQGLFQDQQPMQLAPSSSSAPEQSVTIFMTQPNISALQGGMGTQDLPQSTMFATQNGVAGLQTTTSSPVQQPGSLFQTAVSGTMTQPGQTQQPGLFLFGIQNECGPLINSPGPMLSDQLIAISQSGQNQRDSDAQIQSLLNQSMSESGGIQNSMTASQKIDDLLVSLQGQGNNHSRSY